The Poseidonibacter lekithochrous region CCTTAACTATATTGTTAAGTTTATATATAAAGGGTGTCCATTTGGTGGTCTAACATTTCTTTTTCTAAAAATTTGCTATAATTCATAATCAAAAAATTATTTCAAGGTTACAAATGATTGAATTAACGAATCTTTATATGTTCATTGCGGCATCATTTTTATTATGCTTAGCTCCTGGTCCAGATAATATTTATGTATTAACTCAAGGAATGACAAAAAGTAAAAAAGCGGCAATAGTTACGACATTAGGTCTTACAACTGGACTTATTATTCATACTAGTGCTGCGGCATTTGGTATTTCTGTAATTTTCCAAACATCTGAAATTGCTTTTAATATTGTTAAATATGTAGGTGCTGCATATTTATTATATATTGCATATCAATCATTTAAATATAGAAATGAGAAATTAGATTTATCTGTTCAAAACTCAAGTTCTGAGTTAAAGAAACTTTATTTTAAAGGATTTATTATGAATATCCTTAATCCTAAAGTATCTATTTTCTTCTTAGCATTTCTTCCTCAGTTTGTAAATACAGCAAGTGGAAATGTTCCTATGCAAATGATTACACTAGGTGGAGTTTTCATGGTCTTAACAGTAGTTGTGTTCTCATCTATTGGAGTTGCAGGAAATCTTCTTAGTTCAAAATTATTAGAAAAACCAAATATTGTAAAATATATGAATGTATTAACTTCATTTGTATTAGTAAGTTTAGGAATTAAATTAGCTTTATCACAAAGGTAAATAATGAAAGTTTTAATCTGCATATTTTTATTTGTTTCAACTCTTTTTTCAATGGATAAGTCTATGAAAGAAGAGTTAGCTAGTGCTTGTGCTAATTGTCATGGTGTTTCATGGGAATTATCAACTAATGGAGAGCGATTGGTTTCAGATATGAATGAGTATGAGATTTTAGTCTCATTACTTGCTTACAAAAATAAAAAGATTAAATCTACTGTTATGAATTTTTATATGGCTAAATATAGCGATGAAGAGATTGAGCAGATGGCTAAATATATTAGCCATCAAGAAAAGTCAAAAGATTAAAAAAAAGACTTTATAAGACCTATTACTATAAATATTAATATAATAATAAGAATGGGAAGTTTTATACTTCTTATTAGTATTAATCCACTTATTACTATTATTAGATCAAATAAAGAATGAACTGCATTTGGTCCGACACTTACTATTAAAACAGAAACTAATAAACCCACAACTGCCGCATTAATACCAGCCAATGCACTTAAAACTGTTTTCTTTTTTGAATAACTTTCAAAACTTTCACTAAATGCCAATATTAATAATAAGCCCGGTAAAAATATTGATACAGTAGCTATTAATGCACCATACAAGGCACTTTCGTTCATAATATCTGCACCTAAATAGGAAGCAATTGTAAACATAGGTCCCGGAACTGCTTGTGCAAGAGAATATGCTAATAAGAAGTTGTCTTTTGAAACTAAAGTATTTAGATTCTCTTCTAATAAAGGAAGTACAACATGCCCTCCCCCAAATACTAGACTTCCTACTTCATAAAAAGATGAAATTAGTTTTAATTCTAAACTTTCATTTGCTAAAAATGGTAAAGTTAATAATAAAACAAAGAAAATAAGTAGCGGAAGTTTTTTTGTTTTTTTACTCTCTTTTATTTCTTCATCTTGCTTTGTTTTAATAAATACTCTTCCTAATATCGCACTTAAGATTAATACTGCAATTTGTATAAAAGTTGATGAAATAAAAATAAGTAAAATTGTAGCTAGGGTAAATATACCAATTGTAATTTTATCTTTACAAAAACTTTTGAACATAGTAATACTTGCATCACTCACTATAACAACTGCAAAAAGTTTAAGTCCTAATATAATCCCAGCAATAAAGCTATTTTGAGCCTCTCCTAGAGAGAAAGTAGCTAATATATACAAAATGATAAAGGAAGGAAAAGTAAAGGCTATAAAGGCTGTAATAGCACCTATTAAGCCACCTCTTTTAAGTCCAATGGCAAAACCTACTTGTGAAGAATTAGGTCCTGGAAGAAATTGGCTTAAGGCTAGAAGTTTTGAATACGATTGTTCATCTAACCATTTTAATTGTTCAACAAATCTTTTCTGAAAGTAGGCAATATGTGCCATTGGTCCACCAAAACTAATTAGTCCTAAGGAGAAGAATTTTATAAATATATCAAATATGTTTTTCATAGTCACTCTTTTTGAAGTAAATGAAATTATATCTTTTGAAGCTTTGTTTTTTGAGAAAAGTGTGTAATCGAGTTGTAACAATAAGATAAGCAAGAGCTTATCTTATATTTGATTGTTCTAGTTAATTTCGTCTGTGTAAACACAAACATTAAAATCTTCCACTAAACCATCTTCTTTAACACAATGTGTTTCAAAGAAGTCAGTAATATATGGTTGATTACAATGAGATTCAAAATCTTCTTTAGATTCAAAAATTTCATTAAATACAATAGGATATGATTTTCCCATTGCATTTGGATGTTCATAATGTTTTGTAACAATATATTGAATACATCCTTTTTCTGCATTTGTTATTGGCTCTAATGCTCTTAGTGTTTCTAATAACTCTTGCTCTTTACCTTCTTTTGCTCTAAATGAAGCAATACAATATAGTCTATTTGACATTATCTTGTTTGTCCTTGTCCATAAATTTTGAATTTGAATGTAGTAAGGTCATTAATTCCCATAGGTCCTCTTGAGTGTAGCTTATTAGTTGAAATTCCAACTTCTGCTCCTAATCCAAAGGCTCCCCCATCTGTAAATCTAGTACTTGCATTTGCATATACACAAGCTGCATCTACTTGATCTAAGAATTTATTTACTACAGTATAGTTCTCACTTAAAATTGCTTCTGAGTGTCCTGAACCATATTTTGCGATATGAGAAATTGCTTCATCTACATTTTTTACAACTTTAATATTTAGGATATTTGCTAAATACTCAGTATCATAATCTTCATGTGTTGCACATTGAATATCTAAATGTTTTGTTGTTTCTTCACAACCTTTTAATTCAGTTCCATGTTCTATAAATGCATCATAAAGTCCTGGTAAAATATAAGGTGCAATATCTTGGTGAACTAATAAAGTCTCCATTGCATTACAAACACCTGGTCTTTGAACTTTTGCATTAACTGCAATATCAATAACTCTATTATGTGCTGCGTCTTTATCAACATAAGTATGACAAAGTCCTTTATCATGTTTGATAACAGGAACTGATGAATTTTCACTAACATATCTAATTAGCGCTTCTCCACCTCTTGGAACAATAAGGTCTACATATTTATCTTGTTTAATAAGTTTTGCTACACCTTCTCTACTTGAATCAGGTAATAAAGAAATTGCTTGTTCTGGTAGTTTATTTTTTGCAAGTACTTGTTTTAGTACATTTGCAATAGCTTTGTTTGAAAACTCAGCTTCTTTTCCACCTTTTAAAACACAAACATTTCCACTTTTGAAACACAATGCTGCAGTATCTGATGTTACATTCGGTCTACTTTCATAGATAATACCAATTACTCCAATAGGAACTGATACTTTTTGTATATTTAGTCCATCTTCAGTAACCCATCCATCAAGGATTTTACCAACAGGTTCTGTTTGATCAGCAATTTGTCTAATTGCTTTCGCCATTGCCTCAATTCTATCACCAGTTAAAAGTAGTCTATCAAGAAGTGCATCACTTAGGTCATTTAATCGACCTTGACTCATATCTTTAATGTTATGATCAATAATATAATCACAGTGTGCCATTAAAGCATCAGCCATTTCATTTAACACTTTATTTTTTGTTTTAGTACTTAGGTTAGCAATAGTTCGGCTAGTTTTTTTAGCTTCTTCTAAAAATTGTTGCATAATTTTTTCCTATACTTGTTAATTATTGCTATTATAGCAAATTTATTTTAATTAATAATATTTATTTCGTTATGTAAAGGGTGAGTTTTAGGATATTTGGGCAAATTAATGTCACATAGTGAAATTAATTTACCACAATTGTGTTTTTTGAGTTTAAATGAGTTGTTCTAGAAGTTATTTTTAGATTTTAACTACATATCTTCCAACAGCTCGACCTGCTAATAATAAATCGTAAGCTTTTTTGATTTCATCTAATGAAATTTCATTTGTAATACTATCTAAAGTATCAACTTTCCATTTACTAGCTACTTTTTCCCATGCGGCTTGTTTTTTTTCTAATTTACACTCAACAGAATCAATACCAATTAATCTTACACCTCTTAAAATAAAAGGGAATACATTTGTATTTAATTCATGAGAAGATGTTAATCCACAACAAGTTGCAACACCATCATATTTGATATATTTTAAAGCATTTGCTAAAACTTCTCCACCAACTGTATCAACTACACCTGCATATTTTTCACCCATCATAGGTTTTTTAGCACCTTCATTGAAGTCGTTTCTTAATACAACATCTTTAGCACCAATCTCTTTTAAGTAATCAATTCTTTCTGCTTTTCCAGAAATTGCTACTACTTGGTATCCAATCTTACTTAAAATAGATACAGCAATTGATCCCACACCACCAGTTGCACCTGTTACTAAGATTTCACCATCTTCTGGTTTTACATCATTTTCTATTAATTCATTTACAGATAATGCTGCTGTTAATCCAGCTGTACCGAATGTCA contains the following coding sequences:
- a CDS encoding LysE family translocator translates to MIELTNLYMFIAASFLLCLAPGPDNIYVLTQGMTKSKKAAIVTTLGLTTGLIIHTSAAAFGISVIFQTSEIAFNIVKYVGAAYLLYIAYQSFKYRNEKLDLSVQNSSSELKKLYFKGFIMNILNPKVSIFFLAFLPQFVNTASGNVPMQMITLGGVFMVLTVVVFSSIGVAGNLLSSKLLEKPNIVKYMNVLTSFVLVSLGIKLALSQR
- a CDS encoding c-type cytochrome, with the translated sequence MKVLICIFLFVSTLFSMDKSMKEELASACANCHGVSWELSTNGERLVSDMNEYEILVSLLAYKNKKIKSTVMNFYMAKYSDEEIEQMAKYISHQEKSKD
- the chrA gene encoding chromate efflux transporter, with the protein product MKNIFDIFIKFFSLGLISFGGPMAHIAYFQKRFVEQLKWLDEQSYSKLLALSQFLPGPNSSQVGFAIGLKRGGLIGAITAFIAFTFPSFIILYILATFSLGEAQNSFIAGIILGLKLFAVVIVSDASITMFKSFCKDKITIGIFTLATILLIFISSTFIQIAVLILSAILGRVFIKTKQDEEIKESKKTKKLPLLIFFVLLLTLPFLANESLELKLISSFYEVGSLVFGGGHVVLPLLEENLNTLVSKDNFLLAYSLAQAVPGPMFTIASYLGADIMNESALYGALIATVSIFLPGLLLILAFSESFESYSKKKTVLSALAGINAAVVGLLVSVLIVSVGPNAVHSLFDLIIVISGLILIRSIKLPILIIILIFIVIGLIKSFF
- a CDS encoding putative quinol monooxygenase, whose translation is MSNRLYCIASFRAKEGKEQELLETLRALEPITNAEKGCIQYIVTKHYEHPNAMGKSYPIVFNEIFESKEDFESHCNQPYITDFFETHCVKEDGLVEDFNVCVYTDEIN
- a CDS encoding glutamate-5-semialdehyde dehydrogenase, whose translation is MQQFLEEAKKTSRTIANLSTKTKNKVLNEMADALMAHCDYIIDHNIKDMSQGRLNDLSDALLDRLLLTGDRIEAMAKAIRQIADQTEPVGKILDGWVTEDGLNIQKVSVPIGVIGIIYESRPNVTSDTAALCFKSGNVCVLKGGKEAEFSNKAIANVLKQVLAKNKLPEQAISLLPDSSREGVAKLIKQDKYVDLIVPRGGEALIRYVSENSSVPVIKHDKGLCHTYVDKDAAHNRVIDIAVNAKVQRPGVCNAMETLLVHQDIAPYILPGLYDAFIEHGTELKGCEETTKHLDIQCATHEDYDTEYLANILNIKVVKNVDEAISHIAKYGSGHSEAILSENYTVVNKFLDQVDAACVYANASTRFTDGGAFGLGAEVGISTNKLHSRGPMGINDLTTFKFKIYGQGQTR
- a CDS encoding YhdH/YhfP family quinone oxidoreductase; the encoded protein is MRAFVVEKIADKEFSADVREVSVPVCGEDEVVIKVTYSSLNYKDALSSVGNPGVTRNFPHVTGIDVAGTIHESTSSIFKTGERVLVTGYDMGMNTDGGHCEYVKVPASWVARTPDAITDKEIMTFGTAGLTAALSVNELIENDVKPEDGEILVTGATGGVGSIAVSILSKIGYQVVAISGKAERIDYLKEIGAKDVVLRNDFNEGAKKPMMGEKYAGVVDTVGGEVLANALKYIKYDGVATCCGLTSSHELNTNVFPFILRGVRLIGIDSVECKLEKKQAAWEKVASKWKVDTLDSITNEISLDEIKKAYDLLLAGRAVGRYVVKI